A single region of the Echinimonas agarilytica genome encodes:
- the flgK gene encoding flagellar hook-associated protein FlgK, giving the protein MAVDLYQIGVSGLLTAQQQLSTTGHNIANVDNEGFTRQRVIQGTQTPHWEGSNYLGTGTYAQEVSRIYDQFAFKEVVFQQSRFSQAEDYHTRLAGLDSNLSRSGTNLLDTVAAFYDAVNAIVDQPNDIGIRQVMLDKANAMAGTFNAMNSNLEIEYAAVQKDIETVAQRMDEIAEQLAQINSDIVAASGAGQGATPNDLLDRRDQLVKELSEYTTVSTVEQPTGAMTVIIGSGQTLVADNTAFSVTTIPGDLDPTDVRIVLEQKGNIVNLDTANIGGKLQAMFDYRDGELKLAMREMGLTAMGIADAMNNLQSVGLDLNETFGNDLFTPINQLDIAQQRVVDATNNTGTEAHLVNITDTNLLTGNEYALRYDAATGYTLTDITNGDSYALGLTGTGPFFPDADGDGESDIGFEIEELGTGPVADGDSWLVKPTRGFAGDIAVEISNPEQIAASSVLAIYPDSGNVSPASVTLENITDVTNPLFPSAGNPLEFVFIENGGVLEYDVLDSTGASVIGGYQPLGATPASIPALPIDLGFTVEVTGNPVGQPPNTPDSFVIEYAFGTGNNLNAIAMANIQNEKLLKDGRATIQDNFQNLNTQIAVKTETAEIQLSTVTITKSDADSRWLGISGVNLDEEASNLLKYQQSYQAAARVVTVAREIVDTLLNAV; this is encoded by the coding sequence ATGGCGGTAGATCTATATCAAATTGGCGTGAGTGGACTGTTAACAGCGCAACAACAGCTGTCGACAACAGGTCACAACATTGCAAACGTCGATAACGAAGGCTTCACTCGCCAACGAGTCATTCAAGGCACTCAAACCCCTCATTGGGAAGGCTCCAATTATCTCGGCACAGGTACATATGCGCAGGAAGTGTCGCGCATTTATGACCAATTCGCATTTAAAGAAGTTGTTTTTCAACAAAGTCGCTTTAGCCAAGCAGAGGATTACCATACTCGACTAGCCGGCTTGGATAGTAACTTATCCCGCAGCGGAACCAACCTCCTCGATACTGTTGCAGCATTTTACGATGCGGTGAATGCCATTGTTGATCAGCCCAACGATATTGGTATTCGTCAAGTCATGCTCGACAAGGCAAATGCCATGGCAGGCACGTTTAATGCGATGAATAGCAATCTTGAAATTGAATATGCGGCGGTGCAAAAAGATATAGAAACAGTGGCTCAGCGAATGGATGAAATTGCAGAGCAGCTGGCACAAATTAATAGCGATATTGTTGCCGCATCAGGCGCAGGCCAGGGCGCAACACCCAATGATTTATTGGATCGCCGTGATCAACTCGTCAAAGAATTATCTGAATACACAACCGTTTCAACTGTTGAGCAGCCGACGGGAGCGATGACGGTCATCATTGGTTCTGGGCAAACACTGGTTGCCGACAACACAGCATTTAGCGTCACTACTATTCCAGGCGATTTAGACCCCACTGATGTACGAATTGTGCTCGAACAGAAAGGAAATATCGTTAATTTAGATACCGCAAACATTGGTGGAAAGTTACAAGCGATGTTTGACTATCGAGATGGTGAACTCAAGCTGGCAATGCGCGAGATGGGGCTCACTGCAATGGGCATCGCAGATGCGATGAATAATCTTCAGTCCGTTGGATTAGATTTGAATGAGACATTTGGTAATGACTTATTTACGCCGATTAATCAACTCGATATTGCACAACAACGAGTGGTTGATGCGACCAACAATACAGGAACTGAAGCCCACCTCGTTAACATCACCGATACTAATTTGTTAACTGGCAATGAATACGCATTGCGTTACGACGCTGCCACCGGCTATACCCTCACAGATATTACCAACGGTGACTCTTATGCTTTGGGCCTGACAGGTACCGGCCCATTTTTTCCTGATGCCGATGGTGATGGCGAATCTGATATTGGCTTTGAGATTGAAGAGCTGGGCACTGGCCCTGTGGCAGATGGAGATTCTTGGTTAGTGAAACCGACACGTGGTTTTGCTGGCGATATTGCTGTCGAGATTTCCAACCCAGAGCAGATAGCAGCGTCCTCTGTACTGGCGATATACCCCGATAGTGGCAACGTGAGCCCCGCGTCGGTGACTTTAGAAAATATCACTGATGTCACCAACCCTTTGTTTCCCTCAGCAGGAAATCCATTGGAATTTGTGTTTATTGAAAACGGTGGTGTATTGGAATACGACGTGCTCGATAGCACCGGCGCTTCAGTGATTGGTGGTTATCAACCGCTGGGTGCAACACCAGCAAGTATTCCTGCATTACCCATTGATTTAGGTTTTACCGTTGAAGTCACAGGAAACCCAGTGGGGCAGCCACCGAACACGCCAGATTCATTTGTCATTGAATACGCGTTTGGCACAGGCAACAACCTCAATGCTATTGCCATGGCAAATATCCAAAATGAAAAGCTTTTGAAAGATGGTCGAGCGACGATTCAAGACAATTTTCAAAACCTGAATACTCAAATCGCTGTGAAAACAGAAACCGCTGAAATTCAATTGAGTACAGTCACCATCACCAAAAGCGATGCTGACTCCCGCTGGTTGGGTATTAGCGGTGTCAACCTTGATGAAGAAGCATCCAACTTATTGAAGTATCAGCAATCTTATCAAGCTGCCGCGCGAGTTGTGACCGTGGCGCGTGAAATCGTCGATACCCTGCTTAATGCAGTGTAA
- the flgL gene encoding flagellar hook-associated protein FlgL, which translates to MRVSTFQFYQSNTNNILDKQSRVNDQIIHLSEGKRVIVGSDDSVATNSILNYKQEIRVTDQYQRNGDFAESRLRAEETALGSAETVLLRIKELTLQGNNGALGAEERDAIAQELEARLEELLSLSNTKDEGGNYVFAGFQTSIKPFEQQPDSSVIYNGDQGQRETNLGPSVTITTNDSGQDVFVEIPNSVGHFRPEYGPNTTGLYGPINAGKAFVDSATIVDPSQYDTAAFPPPYTISFQEDPVTLEMGYYVTDSSGAYIEPAQPAPIPPALAVTNPYVPGEKISIVNDSVEFILTGDPVDGDVIELGEQDSKDVFETVNEVIDWLRSPRGTDEQRNQLQVDIGHLIEDLDSSFNHITAIHASVGSRLQVVDSQNSINQDYVLTIETARIQLEDLDIAEATTEFKRQEIALQAAQASFAQLQNLTLFQYI; encoded by the coding sequence ATGCGAGTATCCACATTTCAATTTTACCAGTCGAATACTAATAATATTCTCGACAAACAAAGCCGAGTGAATGATCAAATCATTCATTTATCGGAAGGCAAGCGCGTCATTGTCGGTTCGGACGACTCGGTTGCCACCAATTCGATCCTCAATTATAAGCAAGAAATCCGAGTGACCGATCAGTACCAGAGAAATGGCGATTTTGCAGAGTCACGCCTGCGTGCAGAAGAAACCGCGCTAGGCTCTGCTGAGACGGTGTTACTCCGTATCAAAGAACTGACATTGCAAGGTAATAACGGTGCTTTGGGGGCAGAAGAACGCGATGCAATCGCGCAAGAACTAGAAGCCCGTTTAGAAGAGTTGCTGAGTCTTTCGAATACCAAAGATGAAGGCGGTAATTATGTTTTTGCCGGCTTTCAAACGTCTATTAAACCGTTTGAGCAACAGCCTGATTCATCAGTGATTTATAACGGTGATCAAGGCCAGCGTGAAACCAATTTAGGTCCGTCGGTTACGATTACGACAAATGATTCAGGCCAAGATGTATTTGTTGAAATTCCTAATAGTGTGGGTCACTTTAGGCCTGAATATGGTCCGAATACAACGGGTCTATATGGCCCAATTAACGCTGGGAAGGCTTTTGTAGACTCGGCCACCATTGTTGACCCATCTCAGTATGATACGGCGGCATTTCCTCCGCCTTACACCATTTCTTTTCAAGAGGATCCCGTCACTCTAGAAATGGGGTACTACGTCACCGATTCGAGTGGCGCCTATATTGAACCCGCGCAACCCGCGCCTATTCCCCCGGCACTTGCTGTTACTAATCCATATGTACCGGGCGAAAAAATCTCGATTGTGAATGACAGTGTGGAATTCATTCTTACAGGAGATCCGGTTGACGGTGATGTCATCGAGTTGGGCGAACAAGACAGTAAAGATGTGTTCGAAACGGTAAATGAAGTCATTGATTGGCTTCGTTCGCCGCGCGGCACTGATGAGCAGCGTAATCAGTTGCAAGTTGATATAGGCCACCTTATCGAAGATTTAGATTCCAGTTTCAATCACATCACTGCGATCCATGCCAGCGTCGGGAGTCGGCTTCAGGTTGTAGATAGTCAAAACAGTATCAACCAAGACTATGTATTAACGATCGAGACAGCACGTATTCAATTGGAAGATTTGGATATCGCAGAGGCAACAACAGAATTTAAGCGGCAAGAAATTGCCTTGCAGGCTGCACAGGCATCATTTGCGCAGCTCCAAAATTTGACGCTTTTTCAATATATATAG
- a CDS encoding flagellin → MALTVQTNISSITAQRNLNRSTDDLNVSLTRLSSGLRINSARDDAAGLQISNRLTSQINGLGVATRNANDGISMSQTAEGALQESTNVLQRMRDLAIQSANGSNAASDRRAIQEEIAQLQKELTRIAETTTFGERNLLDGTFGTESFQVGANANETIEVSLAAFTASDMGAYQQQLSVASDATQAVTAGLGGVVTGAAASAPLANGVGAGTVTITANGVQVDTTITADASAKDIANVVNAVEGETAVSADARTKAILSGFSGDDTISFKLSGSSDDPLDSKTIIAVTGPNGELDGLANEINKVSGDTGVTAFVNSDGNVELVSEQGDDIGMSEYLSRNTTVLSVQAYEYDGTTVAGAATTLAGAGGNVTIAGTVRFDSATSYVVDTNGGNSLVGSSDPLGLYGAAAATNVSGLAEVSDIDVSSAKGAQDAIAVIDGALTYIDSSRAQLGAVQNRLASTISNLDNIIENQSAARSRIRDTDFAAETTELTKNQILQQAGTSILAQAQQIPQAALSLLQG, encoded by the coding sequence ATGGCTTTAACCGTACAAACTAACATTTCGTCGATTACGGCTCAGCGTAACCTGAATCGGTCTACCGACGACTTAAACGTATCTTTAACTCGTTTGTCTTCTGGTTTGCGTATTAATAGCGCACGAGACGATGCAGCGGGGCTACAAATTTCAAATCGCCTTACATCTCAAATTAATGGGTTGGGTGTGGCCACTCGGAATGCCAACGACGGCATTTCGATGTCACAGACAGCAGAAGGTGCATTGCAAGAATCAACGAACGTATTGCAGCGGATGCGAGATTTGGCCATTCAATCTGCCAATGGCTCAAACGCAGCCAGTGACCGCCGAGCGATTCAAGAAGAGATTGCTCAGCTACAAAAAGAACTAACACGTATTGCTGAAACCACAACCTTTGGTGAGCGTAACTTATTAGACGGTACCTTTGGTACTGAATCATTTCAGGTGGGTGCAAACGCCAACGAAACCATTGAAGTGTCACTTGCTGCGTTTACGGCATCAGACATGGGCGCTTACCAACAACAATTGTCAGTTGCATCTGATGCAACTCAAGCGGTTACTGCTGGTTTAGGCGGCGTTGTGACTGGCGCGGCAGCCAGTGCGCCGTTGGCCAATGGCGTGGGCGCGGGTACGGTGACAATTACAGCAAACGGTGTGCAAGTTGATACCACAATAACCGCTGATGCAAGTGCGAAAGACATTGCCAATGTAGTGAATGCCGTTGAAGGTGAAACGGCAGTGTCTGCAGATGCTCGAACGAAAGCGATTTTGAGTGGCTTTAGTGGAGATGACACGATTTCATTTAAGTTGTCTGGCTCCAGTGATGACCCATTGGATTCGAAAACAATTATTGCTGTAACAGGACCAAATGGCGAACTTGATGGTCTCGCGAACGAGATTAATAAGGTTTCAGGTGATACTGGCGTCACAGCTTTTGTAAACTCAGATGGCAATGTTGAACTTGTCAGCGAACAGGGTGACGACATTGGCATGTCTGAATACCTCAGTCGAAACACAACTGTTCTATCTGTTCAAGCTTATGAGTATGACGGCACCACAGTTGCTGGAGCGGCAACAACCTTAGCCGGTGCGGGGGGGAATGTTACAATTGCCGGAACCGTGAGGTTTGATAGTGCGACGTCATATGTCGTAGACACTAATGGTGGTAACTCCTTAGTCGGCTCGTCTGACCCTCTGGGTTTATATGGTGCTGCTGCAGCAACTAACGTCTCTGGTTTGGCTGAAGTATCAGATATTGATGTGTCATCCGCGAAAGGCGCGCAGGATGCTATTGCCGTGATTGACGGTGCGTTAACCTATATCGATAGCTCAAGAGCCCAACTGGGTGCGGTTCAAAATCGTCTGGCTTCGACTATTTCGAACTTGGATAATATTATCGAAAACCAAAGTGCTGCTAGAAGCCGTATTCGAGATACAGACTTCGCGGCAGAAACCACTGAACTGACCAAGAATCAGATCTTGCAACAGGCTGGCACTTCAATTCTTGCTCAAGCACAGCAGATTCCTCAGGCCGCACTAAGTTTGCTGCAAGGTTAA
- the rfbF gene encoding glucose-1-phosphate cytidylyltransferase: MKAVILAGGLGTRISEESHLKPKPLIDVGGRPMLWHIMKICSFYGINDFVICLGYKGYKIKEYFSNYFLYNSDVTFDFSQNSMEVHNKKAEPWKVTLVDTGEDSMTGGRLKRVRGYLDDEPFLFTYGDGVADINIHDLVSFHKSHGKLATVSSVLPPGRYGALDCSGSQVNGFREKPRGDGGMINGGFFILNPKAIDYIAHDGTSWELEPLNQLASDGELQAFKHEGFWQAMDTLRDKTHLENLWKSNKAPWKVWES, from the coding sequence ATGAAAGCAGTGATTTTAGCCGGAGGTTTAGGCACACGTATTAGTGAAGAGTCGCACCTTAAACCTAAGCCCTTGATTGATGTGGGTGGGCGTCCCATGCTCTGGCATATCATGAAGATATGCTCTTTTTATGGGATCAATGATTTTGTAATTTGTTTAGGATACAAAGGTTACAAAATTAAGGAGTATTTTAGTAACTACTTCTTATACAACTCCGATGTGACCTTTGACTTCTCACAAAACAGCATGGAAGTGCACAATAAAAAAGCAGAGCCTTGGAAAGTGACATTGGTCGATACTGGCGAGGACTCGATGACGGGGGGCCGTCTCAAACGAGTTCGCGGGTACCTTGATGATGAACCATTTTTATTTACCTATGGTGATGGGGTAGCCGACATTAATATCCATGATCTCGTGTCATTTCATAAATCCCATGGAAAGCTGGCAACTGTTAGTTCTGTGTTACCTCCTGGGCGATATGGGGCGCTTGATTGTTCAGGTAGTCAGGTCAATGGATTTCGAGAAAAACCACGTGGCGATGGTGGCATGATCAACGGGGGTTTTTTTATCCTAAACCCGAAAGCTATTGATTATATTGCTCATGATGGAACTTCATGGGAGCTTGAACCCTTGAATCAGCTTGCAAGCGATGGTGAGTTGCAGGCATTCAAACATGAAGGTTTTTGGCAAGCCATGGATACGCTGAGAGACAAGACACATTTGGAAAATTTGTGGAAGTCCAACAAGGCGCCTTGGAAGGTGTGGGAATCGTGA
- the rfbG gene encoding CDP-glucose 4,6-dehydratase translates to MEVQQGALEGVGIVMSFWQNRRVFITGHTGFKGAWLSQWLLQMGAQVHGYALPPESSNSLFSILQLETRMNHILGDIRDSEGLTKALVEAKADVVFHLAAQPLVIDGYKFPVDTFDVNTMGTVHLLEAVRQCKSVRSVVVITTDKVYEPSTLGTPHMESDPLGGYDPYSASKACTELVVQSYRRSFFNEHGRVGIATARAGNVIGGGDFAEHRLIPDICKAWSQAKPLVIRQPRAVRPWQHVLDALHGYLLLAQQMFHTPQISALAWNFGPAQADMWPVEAIVKHMQEQWQLRTKQEVSVQIEAAVYHENPSLLLDSHKAHTNLDWQPVWSLSTALDYSLQWYLAWANSADLMAVTESQINTFMQGVVTDATRL, encoded by the coding sequence GTGGAAGTCCAACAAGGCGCCTTGGAAGGTGTGGGAATCGTGATGAGTTTTTGGCAAAATCGCCGAGTGTTCATCACCGGTCATACTGGCTTTAAAGGGGCATGGCTTAGCCAGTGGCTTTTGCAAATGGGGGCACAAGTTCACGGGTATGCGCTGCCACCAGAATCGTCTAATTCGCTGTTTTCGATCTTACAATTGGAAACGAGAATGAACCACATATTAGGTGATATACGTGATAGCGAGGGGCTTACCAAAGCACTCGTCGAAGCTAAAGCAGATGTGGTGTTTCATTTGGCGGCACAGCCACTTGTCATCGATGGTTACAAGTTTCCAGTGGACACATTTGACGTGAATACAATGGGAACGGTGCACTTGTTGGAAGCCGTCCGACAATGTAAGTCTGTGCGTTCGGTCGTCGTCATCACAACCGATAAGGTTTATGAACCGAGTACTCTCGGGACCCCTCACATGGAGTCAGATCCACTCGGTGGATACGACCCTTATAGTGCAAGTAAAGCTTGTACCGAGCTGGTAGTGCAAAGTTATCGTCGCTCATTTTTTAATGAACACGGACGAGTTGGAATTGCGACAGCTAGAGCGGGGAATGTCATTGGCGGAGGAGACTTTGCTGAGCACCGTTTGATTCCCGATATTTGTAAAGCTTGGAGCCAAGCTAAGCCACTGGTTATTCGCCAACCGAGAGCGGTTCGTCCTTGGCAACACGTGTTGGATGCTTTGCATGGCTATTTACTATTGGCTCAGCAGATGTTCCATACGCCTCAAATAAGCGCGCTAGCTTGGAATTTTGGCCCGGCTCAAGCTGATATGTGGCCTGTTGAGGCCATTGTGAAGCATATGCAAGAGCAATGGCAATTGCGAACAAAACAAGAGGTCTCGGTTCAGATCGAAGCCGCCGTTTATCATGAAAACCCTTCTCTGCTGCTTGATAGTCATAAAGCCCACACCAACCTCGATTGGCAACCCGTATGGTCACTTTCTACAGCTCTTGATTACTCCTTGCAGTGGTATTTAGCGTGGGCAAACTCAGCGGATTTAATGGCCGTTACAGAATCTCAAATTAACACATTCATGCAAGGAGTGGTTACCGATGCAACAAGACTTTAG
- a CDS encoding dTDP-4-dehydrorhamnose 3,5-epimerase family protein: MQQDFSVETLPLKGAFRVRHKVFSDHRGMFKRLSCHQSLLDSGVDAQPRQVNASLTPKKGTIRGMHFQHEPATETKIVCAMSGSLFDVLIDLRPDSDTYLQWYGEQLSGESHSSLIVPPGFAHGFQTTSDNVLMMYLNSTDYAPDLESGIHPLDPSIAVAWPLPVTELSAKDSEHSFIDSTFNGISLGTFEGT; the protein is encoded by the coding sequence ATGCAACAAGACTTTAGTGTAGAAACTTTACCACTCAAAGGTGCATTTCGAGTTCGGCATAAGGTTTTTTCAGACCACCGAGGAATGTTTAAGCGTTTGTCTTGCCATCAAAGTTTGTTGGACTCAGGTGTTGATGCTCAACCACGACAAGTCAACGCATCGCTGACTCCGAAAAAAGGCACGATTCGGGGAATGCATTTCCAGCATGAACCTGCGACAGAAACTAAAATTGTGTGCGCAATGTCGGGATCATTATTTGATGTGTTGATTGATTTAAGACCCGACTCCGATACTTATTTGCAATGGTACGGTGAACAGCTTTCTGGTGAGTCTCACAGCAGCCTCATTGTGCCTCCAGGGTTTGCTCATGGGTTTCAAACCACCAGTGACAACGTACTCATGATGTATTTGAACAGCACTGATTATGCGCCTGATTTAGAAAGCGGAATTCACCCACTTGATCCAAGTATTGCGGTTGCATGGCCACTCCCTGTGACCGAGCTGTCTGCCAAAGATTCAGAGCATTCGTTCATTGACAGTACTTTTAATGGTATTAGCCTTGGCACATTTGAGGGAACTTAG
- a CDS encoding acyltransferase, which yields MTIEIHPTAKVSALADIEVSVRGTKVVIGPRTVIDAFVKFKPAGGKGDVVIGADCVLNSGCVVYTGNGLTIGDGVAVAANTTFAPVNHAFMDKNRTIREQRFLPSKGGIVIGDDVWIGANCVILDGACISDGAVVGAMSLVRGNVAPYSVVAGNPLRQISERT from the coding sequence ATGACTATCGAAATTCATCCTACAGCCAAAGTGTCTGCGTTGGCCGATATAGAAGTTTCCGTCCGAGGAACCAAAGTTGTCATAGGCCCGCGCACTGTCATCGATGCGTTTGTAAAATTCAAACCCGCCGGAGGGAAAGGCGATGTGGTGATTGGCGCTGACTGTGTTTTAAACTCCGGGTGTGTAGTCTATACCGGAAACGGTCTTACCATTGGTGATGGTGTTGCTGTTGCGGCAAACACTACATTTGCTCCAGTAAACCATGCCTTTATGGACAAAAACCGGACAATTCGAGAGCAGCGCTTTTTACCGAGTAAAGGCGGTATTGTTATCGGAGATGATGTTTGGATTGGCGCGAATTGTGTCATTTTAGATGGAGCATGTATTTCTGATGGAGCTGTCGTTGGAGCGATGTCCTTGGTGAGGGGGAACGTTGCTCCTTATAGCGTTGTTGCGGGGAATCCTCTGCGACAAATATCAGAGCGCACATGA
- a CDS encoding NAD-dependent epimerase/dehydratase family protein: MMFTIFGSTGYIGSELVKHLCSLNVPVQAIARGDSSWKSRSLGHVIYAVGLTAGFREHPEKSLEAHAGLLSEILCHQRFDSLTYLSSTRLYGLQSERAAKEDDAISIRPSLSGVYDSSKLLGESLCLAQSLPTVRVARLSNVFGVGQPSNVFLPQVLSSLRESGQVEIGEAPDSSKDYISIDDVVKMLVSISQRGQHRIYNVASGHNVTHLEIAHAVEKFIPNSVKFAAQGQTRKLASIDIARIHDEFNVTPKLLLPSIEALLKSDGFANTMRKI; this comes from the coding sequence ATGATGTTCACTATATTTGGTTCAACGGGCTATATCGGCAGTGAATTGGTCAAGCATCTCTGTTCACTCAATGTGCCAGTGCAGGCCATCGCCCGTGGCGATTCATCATGGAAGTCACGTTCGCTGGGGCATGTCATTTATGCCGTAGGGTTGACCGCTGGATTTCGTGAGCATCCAGAAAAATCATTGGAAGCGCACGCTGGGCTGCTATCTGAAATTTTATGTCATCAGAGATTTGATTCACTGACTTATTTATCATCAACTCGTTTGTATGGCTTGCAAAGCGAACGAGCAGCAAAAGAAGACGATGCGATTTCGATTCGACCTTCATTGAGCGGTGTGTACGATTCTAGCAAGCTACTTGGGGAAAGCCTTTGCTTAGCGCAGTCTTTGCCCACAGTTCGGGTTGCGCGCCTTTCAAATGTATTTGGTGTGGGGCAACCCAGTAATGTCTTTCTACCTCAAGTACTATCGTCGTTGAGAGAGTCTGGCCAAGTTGAAATTGGAGAAGCACCAGACTCCTCGAAAGACTACATCTCGATTGATGATGTGGTGAAGATGCTGGTGAGCATCTCACAAAGGGGGCAACACAGGATTTATAATGTTGCGTCGGGTCACAATGTGACGCACCTTGAGATTGCTCACGCAGTTGAAAAATTTATTCCCAATTCGGTGAAGTTTGCGGCCCAAGGGCAAACTCGTAAGCTTGCATCCATTGATATCGCGCGAATTCATGATGAATTCAATGTCACTCCTAAATTACTTTTGCCATCGATAGAAGCGCTACTTAAAAGCGATGGTTTTGCCAACACCATGAGGAAAATTTAA
- a CDS encoding cephalosporin hydroxylase family protein, translating to MSYEKSPAVIQFHEEKKQRIAGYRKDAEWQELNKKWVKKAFDHQYMYNFSWMGRPVIQMPADFWAMHELIWEIKPSVIIECGIAHGGALIFYASQLEMLGKGKAIGVDIEIRPHNREAIESHEMFKRIDLVEGSSVADSTVAQVKQLMANETGPVMVCLDSMHTEEHVIAELNAYAELVTSGSYLVVFDTVVEELPKGYFDNRPWDVGNSPMTAVNKWLTTRTDFVRSDYDDKLVATACNGGFLKKI from the coding sequence ATGAGCTACGAGAAATCTCCAGCGGTCATTCAATTTCATGAAGAAAAGAAGCAACGTATTGCCGGCTATCGCAAAGATGCTGAGTGGCAAGAATTGAATAAAAAGTGGGTAAAGAAGGCCTTCGATCATCAGTACATGTACAACTTTAGTTGGATGGGCCGCCCGGTTATTCAAATGCCTGCCGATTTCTGGGCAATGCATGAGTTGATTTGGGAAATCAAACCTTCGGTCATTATTGAGTGCGGTATCGCGCACGGTGGAGCCTTAATTTTCTATGCATCACAGTTAGAAATGCTGGGCAAAGGTAAGGCGATTGGTGTGGATATTGAAATTCGACCACACAATCGCGAAGCCATTGAATCTCATGAAATGTTCAAGCGTATCGACCTCGTCGAAGGATCCTCTGTTGCTGATAGTACCGTCGCGCAAGTGAAACAGCTGATGGCCAATGAAACGGGCCCTGTGATGGTGTGCTTGGATTCCATGCATACTGAAGAACATGTGATCGCAGAACTCAATGCATATGCCGAACTTGTCACCTCCGGTAGCTACCTGGTTGTGTTCGATACTGTTGTGGAAGAGTTACCCAAAGGCTATTTCGACAACAGGCCGTGGGATGTTGGTAATAGTCCGATGACTGCAGTGAACAAGTGGCTTACGACTCGTACTGATTTCGTTCGCTCTGATTACGACGATAAATTAGTAGCCACTGCGTGTAATGGCGGTTTCTTGAAGAAGATTTGA
- a CDS encoding TylF/MycF/NovP-related O-methyltransferase, whose product MNDVITNQFYGVSDAAKFSEGMRMVLESVGHNKNIYASDNMMTFGRNMGFMTDPEFVKVIQDNNPEDLELSFLWRTHTLAWAARHAAQLEGDFVECGCYRGYTAKVVADLVGFSDMNRQYWLYDVFNPETIMGSHNASISDPFEFVKKRFEAYNNVNVIKGYVPSSFEQGMPEKVALLHIDMNHAEAELGALEHLFERVVSGGVIVLDDYGWTAYKAQTVVEDGWLNAKGYFVLELPTGQGVVIKR is encoded by the coding sequence GTGAATGATGTAATTACCAACCAGTTTTATGGCGTATCTGACGCGGCGAAATTCTCAGAAGGCATGCGGATGGTGTTGGAATCCGTAGGGCACAATAAGAATATATATGCCAGCGATAATATGATGACATTTGGTCGAAATATGGGGTTTATGACGGACCCCGAATTCGTCAAAGTGATTCAGGATAACAACCCAGAGGATCTCGAGTTATCATTTCTTTGGCGCACGCACACCTTAGCTTGGGCTGCTCGCCATGCGGCTCAACTTGAAGGGGATTTCGTAGAGTGTGGATGCTATCGGGGGTATACAGCAAAAGTCGTTGCTGATCTTGTCGGCTTTTCTGACATGAATCGTCAATATTGGCTATATGACGTATTTAACCCAGAGACTATTATGGGAAGTCATAATGCTTCGATTTCTGACCCTTTTGAGTTTGTTAAAAAACGATTCGAAGCATATAACAACGTGAACGTTATTAAGGGGTATGTCCCCAGTTCATTTGAACAAGGTATGCCTGAAAAAGTAGCTCTGCTTCACATCGACATGAACCATGCTGAAGCCGAACTAGGTGCACTAGAACATCTTTTTGAACGCGTCGTATCTGGCGGAGTGATTGTTTTAGATGATTATGGGTGGACAGCTTATAAAGCGCAAACAGTAGTGGAAGATGGCTGGCTAAATGCAAAAGGGTATTTTGTGTTGGAACTTCCTACAGGGCAAGGTGTAGTTATAAAAAGATAG